From Amycolatopsis sp. YIM 10, the proteins below share one genomic window:
- a CDS encoding MerR family transcriptional regulator, whose product MVEGRSFEVTDGEQGELFPDASLPDELVGYRGPAACQIAGITYRQLDYWARTKLVAPSIRTAHGSGSQRLYSFKDILVLKIVKRLLDTGVSLQNIRVAVEHLRERGVRDLAKVTLFSDGTTVYECTSPEEIVDLLQGGQGVFGIAVSGAMQEISGTIHEFPAERADGGVVETVRPDELTQRRNARRTG is encoded by the coding sequence GTGGTCGAGGGAAGGTCGTTCGAGGTGACCGACGGCGAGCAAGGTGAGCTCTTTCCCGACGCGTCCCTGCCCGACGAACTGGTCGGTTACCGCGGGCCCGCCGCCTGCCAGATCGCCGGCATCACCTACCGGCAGCTGGACTACTGGGCCAGGACGAAGCTGGTCGCGCCGAGCATCCGCACCGCGCACGGGTCGGGCTCGCAGCGGTTGTACTCGTTCAAGGACATCCTGGTCCTCAAGATCGTCAAGCGCCTGCTGGACACCGGGGTCTCGCTGCAGAACATCCGGGTCGCGGTGGAGCACCTGCGTGAGCGCGGGGTGCGCGACCTGGCCAAGGTGACCCTGTTCTCCGACGGCACCACGGTCTACGAGTGCACCTCGCCCGAGGAGATCGTCGATTTACTGCAGGGCGGGCAGGGCGTGTTCGGCATCGCGGTCAGCGGGGCCATGCAGGAGATCAGCGGCACCATCCACGAGTTCCCGGCCGAACGGGCCGACGGCGGTGTGGTGGAAACGGTCCGGCCGGACGAGCTGACCCAGCGCCGCAACGCCCGCCGGACCGGTTGA
- a CDS encoding alpha/beta fold hydrolase: MSADNAAVVLDEPAEPRRATRPIELAGSFVHEGHRLAYTEYGDGDRVVVLTHGIMFTRRMHAPLARRLAAEGYRVVTLDLLGHGESARPTESWLYSMPAFAEQTVALLDHLEVDRAVVGGTSLGANVSLEVAVSAPERTHSLIAEMPVLDNAIVAGLLTFAPLLFAARFVPVTVRGVAAVAGLVPHGNQWVDVVTDTLDQQPAGMAALLHGVLFGRIAPPKSVRRRIKVPTLVIGHQRDPIHPFGDADTLAADLPDARFIQARSPIEFRMDPGRLTDAVLDFLDTSFVS, translated from the coding sequence ATGAGCGCGGACAACGCGGCGGTGGTACTGGACGAGCCGGCCGAGCCAAGGCGGGCCACCCGGCCGATCGAGCTGGCGGGGTCGTTCGTGCACGAGGGGCACCGGCTGGCCTACACCGAGTACGGCGACGGCGACCGGGTGGTGGTGCTCACCCACGGCATCATGTTCACCCGCCGGATGCACGCGCCGCTGGCCAGGCGGCTGGCGGCCGAGGGCTACCGGGTGGTCACCCTCGACCTGCTCGGGCACGGCGAGTCCGCGCGGCCGACCGAATCCTGGCTGTACTCCATGCCCGCCTTCGCCGAGCAGACCGTGGCGCTGCTCGACCACCTCGAGGTGGACCGCGCGGTGGTCGGCGGCACCTCGCTGGGCGCGAACGTCTCGCTCGAGGTGGCGGTGTCCGCGCCGGAGCGGACGCACTCGCTGATCGCCGAGATGCCGGTGCTGGACAACGCGATCGTGGCCGGGCTGCTCACTTTCGCCCCGCTGCTGTTCGCGGCCAGGTTCGTGCCGGTGACCGTGCGCGGGGTGGCCGCGGTGGCCGGGCTGGTGCCGCACGGCAACCAGTGGGTGGACGTGGTCACCGACACGCTCGACCAGCAGCCCGCCGGGATGGCCGCGCTGCTGCACGGCGTGCTGTTCGGCCGGATCGCGCCGCCGAAGTCGGTGCGGCGCCGGATCAAGGTGCCCACGCTGGTGATCGGCCACCAGCGCGACCCGATCCACCCCTTCGGCGACGCCGACACGCTCGCCGCCGACCTGCCGGACGCGCGGTTCATCCAGGCACGCAGCCCGATCGAGTTCCGGATGGACCCGGGCAGGCTCACCGACGCCGTGCTGGACTTCCTGGACACCTCATTCGTTAGCTAG
- a CDS encoding MerR family transcriptional regulator, with amino-acid sequence MTAAGRQPRDGLSIGAVLAQLRGDFPDVTISKIRFLESEGLVQPGRTPSGYRQFAAADVERLRFVLSAQRDHYLPLKVIKEQLDAADRGAEAPVPALRPPRKLVSLGTGAGERGLPAPEDFEPARPVRLTQEELLAQSGIDAAMLAELQQYGLVRPGAAGFFDPDAVLVAKTVRAMTEYGIEPRHLRAFRASADREVGLLEQIVTPVYRQRDAGAKARADEVVRELAALSVALHTLLVKAGIRGVTGG; translated from the coding sequence GTGACGGCTGCCGGGCGGCAACCCCGGGATGGCCTGAGCATCGGGGCGGTGCTGGCGCAGCTGCGCGGCGACTTCCCCGATGTGACCATCTCCAAGATCCGGTTCCTCGAGTCCGAGGGACTGGTGCAGCCTGGCCGGACGCCGTCCGGGTACCGGCAGTTCGCCGCGGCGGACGTCGAGCGGCTGCGCTTCGTGCTGTCCGCGCAGCGCGACCACTACCTTCCGCTGAAGGTGATCAAGGAGCAGCTTGACGCCGCCGATCGCGGGGCCGAGGCGCCGGTCCCGGCGCTGCGGCCGCCGCGCAAGCTGGTCTCGCTCGGCACCGGCGCGGGGGAGCGCGGCCTGCCCGCGCCAGAGGACTTCGAGCCGGCGCGCCCGGTGCGGCTGACCCAGGAGGAACTGCTCGCGCAGTCCGGGATCGACGCGGCGATGCTGGCCGAACTCCAGCAGTACGGCCTGGTCCGGCCCGGCGCGGCCGGTTTTTTCGACCCCGACGCGGTACTGGTGGCCAAAACGGTGCGGGCGATGACCGAGTACGGCATCGAACCCCGGCATCTGCGGGCATTCCGGGCATCGGCGGACCGGGAGGTCGGCCTACTGGAGCAAATTGTTACGCCGGTCTACCGGCAGCGCGACGCGGGCGCGAAGGCCCGTGCCGACGAGGTGGTGCGCGAGCTGGCGGCACTGTCGGTCGCCCTGCACACGCTGCTGGTCAAAGCGGGTATCCGCGGGGTGACCGGCGGTTAG
- a CDS encoding MFS transporter, whose product MPVPRRATTGLVLVVTASLAVHLATFLIRPVASYRVLALGGDATAVGLVAAAGALLPVFLALPMGRAADRGGLGWLLAGGGLAMTTGALGLAFAGSLPLMAAGNVVIGVGQLALMLAFQGLVAELSPPEHQDRNFGWFTAAASIGQLIGPLTGGWVISSASPGSMIAETREAFLLATGLGVVITLLCLTLAWTLKALSRTKKNGDRTVHKGSTAALLRNRRLLVAIFTSFAVMSAVDVITAYLPVLGEDRGLSPAVVGALLAVRAGFSFLSRLLIPLLVGRFGRLTVLLVSGGLAGICVTALVFTGGFWPLAALMAVLGLALGLGQPLTMTWTVREAPDNLRSTALGLRLTGNRVAQAAAPAAAGAVSGLVGVAGPFLLIALLLFASTITVLPGWRAERG is encoded by the coding sequence GTGCCCGTCCCCCGCCGTGCGACCACCGGACTGGTGCTGGTCGTCACCGCCTCGCTCGCCGTCCACCTGGCCACCTTCCTGATCCGGCCGGTGGCCTCCTACCGGGTGCTGGCGCTCGGCGGCGACGCCACCGCGGTCGGGCTGGTCGCCGCGGCCGGCGCGCTGCTGCCGGTGTTCCTCGCGCTGCCGATGGGCCGGGCCGCCGACCGCGGCGGCCTCGGGTGGCTGCTCGCCGGTGGCGGGCTGGCCATGACCACCGGTGCGCTCGGCCTCGCCTTCGCCGGCTCCCTGCCGCTGATGGCCGCGGGGAACGTGGTGATCGGCGTCGGCCAGCTCGCGCTGATGCTGGCCTTCCAGGGGCTGGTCGCCGAGCTTTCCCCGCCGGAGCACCAGGACCGCAACTTCGGCTGGTTCACCGCGGCGGCCTCGATCGGCCAGCTGATCGGCCCGCTGACCGGCGGCTGGGTGATCAGCTCGGCCTCGCCCGGCTCGATGATCGCCGAGACGCGCGAGGCCTTCCTGCTCGCCACCGGGCTCGGCGTGGTGATCACCCTGCTCTGCCTGACCCTGGCGTGGACGCTGAAAGCCTTGTCCCGCACCAAGAAGAACGGCGATCGGACCGTCCACAAGGGATCGACGGCGGCGCTGCTGCGCAACCGGAGGCTGCTGGTCGCGATCTTCACCAGCTTCGCGGTGATGTCCGCTGTGGACGTGATCACCGCATACCTCCCGGTGCTGGGCGAGGATCGCGGGCTCAGCCCGGCGGTGGTCGGCGCGCTGCTGGCCGTGCGCGCCGGGTTCTCCTTCCTGTCCCGCCTGCTGATCCCGTTGCTGGTGGGCCGATTCGGCCGCCTCACGGTACTGCTGGTCAGCGGTGGCCTGGCCGGGATCTGCGTGACCGCGCTGGTGTTCACCGGCGGCTTCTGGCCGCTGGCCGCGCTGATGGCGGTACTCGGGCTGGCGCTCGGACTCGGTCAGCCGCTGACCATGACCTGGACCGTGCGCGAGGCGCCGGACAACCTGCGGTCCACCGCGCTCGGCCTGCGGCTGACCGGCAACCGGGTGGCGCAGGCGGCGGCCCCGGCCGCGGCGGGCGCGGTGTCCGGGCTGGTCGGCGTGGCCGGTCCGTTCCTGCTGATCGCGCTGCTGCTGTTCGCCTCGACGATCACCGTGTTACCCGGCTGGCGGGCCGAGCGGGGTTGA
- a CDS encoding bifunctional nuclease family protein — protein MSEMRVVGVRVELPANQPILLLRETEGERYLPIWIGSVEATAIALEQQGVRPARPLTHDLLKEVIGALGRELEQVVITDLREGTFFAELVFDGDIRVSARPSDSVALALRVGVPIHAEDAVLEEAGLIIPDEQEDEVEKFREFLDSVSPEDFRGADT, from the coding sequence ATGAGCGAGATGCGCGTCGTCGGCGTGCGGGTCGAACTGCCCGCGAACCAGCCGATCTTGTTGCTGCGGGAAACCGAAGGAGAGCGGTACCTGCCGATCTGGATCGGCTCGGTCGAGGCCACCGCGATCGCCCTGGAGCAACAGGGTGTGCGCCCGGCCCGGCCACTGACCCACGACCTACTCAAAGAGGTCATCGGCGCACTCGGCCGGGAACTTGAGCAAGTGGTCATCACCGACCTGCGCGAAGGCACCTTCTTCGCCGAGCTGGTCTTCGACGGTGACATCCGCGTGTCGGCGAGGCCGAGCGATTCGGTCGCACTGGCGCTGCGCGTCGGCGTGCCGATCCACGCCGAGGACGCCGTCCTGGAGGAAGCCGGGCTGATCATTCCCGACGAGCAGGAGGACGAGGTGGAGAAGTTCCGCGAGTTCCTCGACTCCGTCTCTCCGGAAGATTTCCGCGGAGCAGATACTTAA
- the garA gene encoding glycogen accumulation regulator GarA, with translation MSTNDGPGVPPEQSPERTSVFRADFLAEVEGQEAQAPEPPVAGIDALPAGSALLVVKRGPNAGSRFLLDRDTTSAGRHPDSDIFLDDVTVSRRHAEFRREGGEFVVIDVGSLNGTYVNREPVDQAVLAGGDEVQIGKFRLVFLTGPGHGGQGAR, from the coding sequence GTGAGCACGAACGACGGGCCCGGCGTTCCCCCGGAGCAGTCTCCGGAGCGGACCTCCGTCTTCCGGGCCGACTTCCTCGCCGAGGTCGAGGGACAGGAAGCCCAGGCGCCGGAGCCACCGGTCGCGGGCATCGACGCACTGCCGGCCGGATCGGCCCTGCTGGTCGTCAAGCGCGGCCCCAACGCCGGCTCGCGCTTCCTGCTCGACCGCGACACCACCAGCGCCGGCCGCCACCCGGACAGCGACATCTTCCTCGACGACGTGACGGTGTCGCGCCGGCACGCGGAGTTCCGCCGCGAGGGCGGGGAGTTCGTGGTGATCGACGTGGGCAGCCTCAACGGCACCTACGTCAACCGCGAGCCGGTCGACCAGGCCGTGCTCGCCGGCGGTGACGAGGTCCAGATCGGCAAGTTCCGCCTCGTCTTCCTGACCGGCCCGGGCCACGGGGGCCAGGGGGCGCGGTGA
- a CDS encoding helix-turn-helix domain-containing protein yields MTTATAPRPVGELLREWRDRRRISQLDLAISADISTRHLSFVETGRSAPSRDMVLRLGEHLDVPLRERNQLLLAAGFAPVYGESGLDAPEMTAAREAVRQLLTVHEPYPAVVIDRRWNMVDSNASVALLVAGVAPELLDGPVNVLRATLHPDGMAPRIANLGEWRAHLLGRLRREVAATADPELSDLLAELREYPCHDVLPEVEVPKPGDILVPLRLRHGDTELAFFSTVATFGTPLDVTLAELSIEAFFPADAHTAEVIRSTPLGPPAG; encoded by the coding sequence GTGACCACAGCGACCGCACCCCGTCCCGTCGGCGAACTCCTGCGCGAATGGCGGGACCGGCGGCGGATCAGCCAGCTCGACCTGGCCATCTCGGCGGATATCTCCACCCGGCACCTGAGCTTCGTCGAGACCGGGCGCTCGGCGCCGAGCCGGGACATGGTGCTCCGCCTCGGTGAGCACCTCGACGTGCCGCTGCGCGAGCGCAACCAGCTGCTGCTCGCCGCCGGTTTTGCCCCGGTGTACGGCGAAAGCGGCCTCGACGCGCCCGAGATGACCGCCGCCCGCGAGGCGGTCCGGCAGCTGCTGACCGTGCACGAACCTTATCCGGCGGTGGTGATCGACCGGCGCTGGAACATGGTCGACTCGAATGCCAGCGTGGCGTTGCTGGTCGCGGGGGTGGCTCCGGAACTGCTCGACGGTCCGGTGAACGTGCTGCGCGCGACGCTGCACCCGGACGGCATGGCTCCGCGGATCGCCAACCTGGGGGAGTGGCGGGCGCACCTGCTCGGCAGGCTGCGGCGCGAGGTGGCCGCGACGGCCGACCCCGAACTCTCCGACCTGCTCGCCGAACTGCGCGAATATCCTTGCCACGACGTGCTTCCCGAGGTCGAGGTGCCGAAGCCGGGCGACATTCTGGTGCCGTTGCGGCTGCGCCACGGCGACACCGAACTCGCCTTCTTCAGCACGGTCGCGACCTTCGGCACGCCGCTGGACGTGACGCTCGCGGAGTTGTCGATCGAGGCGTTCTTCCCGGCGGACGCGCACACCGCCGAGGTGATCCGGTCAACCCCGCTCGGCCCGCCAGCCGGGTAA
- a CDS encoding CDP-alcohol phosphatidyltransferase family protein — translation MSEPPSATRPEPSLARQALNAPNLLSILRLAGVPVFLWLLLGPEEDGWALAVLAFGGFTDWLDGKLARWLDQTSRLGQLLDPAADRLYIIATLVAFLLRDIVPWWVVAPLVLRELVVGVCILVLRRHNYAPPEVTYIGKGATFVLMYAFPFLLLTQGGSDLAAVARPIAYAFTTWGGVLYLWSGALYVLQTVRAISPGRGATTVV, via the coding sequence GTGAGCGAGCCCCCATCGGCGACCAGGCCGGAACCCTCTCTGGCCCGGCAGGCACTGAACGCGCCGAACCTGCTGTCCATTCTCCGGCTCGCCGGTGTCCCGGTGTTCCTGTGGCTGCTGCTCGGCCCGGAAGAGGACGGCTGGGCGCTGGCGGTACTGGCCTTCGGCGGCTTCACCGACTGGCTCGACGGCAAACTGGCCCGCTGGCTCGACCAGACCAGCAGGCTGGGCCAGCTGCTCGACCCCGCCGCCGACCGGCTCTACATCATCGCCACGCTGGTCGCCTTCCTGCTGCGCGACATCGTGCCGTGGTGGGTGGTGGCGCCGCTGGTGCTGCGCGAACTCGTCGTCGGCGTCTGCATCCTGGTGCTGCGGCGGCACAACTACGCCCCGCCCGAGGTCACCTACATCGGCAAGGGCGCCACCTTCGTGCTGATGTACGCCTTCCCCTTCCTCCTGCTCACCCAGGGCGGCTCCGACCTGGCCGCGGTCGCCCGCCCGATCGCCTACGCCTTCACCACCTGGGGCGGCGTGCTGTACCTGTGGTCCGGCGCGCTCTACGTGCTCCAGACCGTGCGGGCGATATCGCCCGGCCGGGGTGCCACGACCGTCGTCTGA
- a CDS encoding crotonase/enoyl-CoA hydratase family protein, whose amino-acid sequence MTDRALDALPDLVSLKVDHSGHVAEVTLLGPGKGNAMGPDFWRELPLVFNAIDADPEIRAVVLTGSGKHFSYGLDLPAMMPTWAPLLAGDALAKPRTAFLDEIRVLQDSVTSVARCRKPVIAAVAGWCIGGGVDVISAADVRLASADAKFSVREVKVAIVADLGSLQRLATIVGEGHLRELALTGKDIDAARAERIGLVNDVYPDQDAVLAAARELAGEIAANPPLVVQGTKDVLSVNTERQVADGLRYVSTWNAAFLPSKDLAEAAQAFLERRAPSFGGE is encoded by the coding sequence ATGACCGACCGTGCATTAGACGCGCTGCCCGATCTCGTTTCGCTCAAGGTGGACCACTCCGGCCACGTCGCCGAGGTGACCCTGCTCGGGCCGGGCAAGGGCAACGCGATGGGCCCCGACTTCTGGCGTGAGCTGCCGCTGGTGTTCAACGCCATCGACGCCGACCCCGAGATCAGGGCGGTGGTGCTGACCGGCAGCGGCAAGCACTTCTCCTACGGCCTCGACCTGCCCGCGATGATGCCGACCTGGGCCCCGCTGCTGGCCGGGGACGCGCTGGCCAAGCCGCGCACCGCCTTCCTCGACGAGATCCGCGTGCTGCAGGACAGCGTCACCTCGGTGGCCCGCTGCCGGAAGCCGGTGATCGCCGCGGTGGCCGGCTGGTGCATCGGCGGTGGCGTGGACGTGATCAGCGCCGCCGACGTCCGGCTGGCCAGCGCCGACGCCAAGTTCAGCGTGCGTGAGGTCAAGGTGGCCATCGTCGCCGACCTCGGCAGCCTGCAGCGCCTGGCCACCATCGTCGGCGAGGGGCATCTGCGCGAGCTGGCGCTGACCGGCAAGGACATCGACGCCGCGCGGGCCGAGCGGATCGGCCTGGTCAACGACGTCTACCCGGACCAGGACGCGGTGCTGGCCGCCGCGCGCGAACTCGCCGGGGAAATCGCTGCGAACCCGCCGCTGGTGGTGCAGGGTACGAAGGACGTGCTCTCGGTGAACACCGAGCGGCAGGTCGCCGACGGCCTGCGGTACGTGTCCACCTGGAACGCCGCGTTCCTGCCGAGCAAGGACCTCGCGGAGGCGGCGCAGGCGTTCCTGGAGCGGCGCGCGCCGAGCTTCGGCGGGGAATAG
- the gcvH gene encoding glycine cleavage system protein GcvH → MSTPEELRYTEEHEWVAAHGDGAVRVGITEYAQDQLGDVVFVDLPEPGLTVTAGESFGEVESTKSVSELFAPLDGEVVAVNDAVADSPELINSDPYGEGWLIELKLTGSATPDSLLDAEAYQRLTQG, encoded by the coding sequence TTGTCCACTCCGGAGGAACTGCGCTACACCGAGGAGCACGAGTGGGTCGCCGCGCACGGTGACGGCGCGGTGCGCGTCGGCATCACCGAGTACGCCCAGGACCAGCTCGGTGACGTCGTCTTCGTCGACCTGCCGGAACCGGGGCTGACGGTGACCGCCGGGGAGAGCTTCGGCGAGGTCGAGTCCACCAAGAGCGTGTCCGAGCTGTTCGCCCCGCTGGACGGCGAGGTGGTCGCGGTCAACGACGCGGTCGCCGACTCGCCCGAGCTGATCAACAGCGACCCCTACGGCGAGGGCTGGCTGATCGAGCTGAAGCTGACCGGCTCGGCCACCCCGGACAGCCTGCTCGACGCCGAGGCCTACCAGCGCCTGACCCAGGGCTGA
- a CDS encoding TetR/AcrR family transcriptional regulator → MQVNKDSQPELGLSVTEAARRAQIIQATIEVIAELGFAKTSFARIVEHAGLSSTRMISYHFGSKEELMSATIGQISQLKDEFMTERLAGDTTRAGMLRGFIESEAAFVAAYPAFQRAMNEILGQVWGGQEGGGHMFHEAVLRDMRVGRIERQLTQGQREGAFGEFDVEVMALSIRQALDGLANRLVREPDLDAERYGRELATLFEKATRP, encoded by the coding sequence ATGCAGGTAAACAAGGACTCCCAGCCGGAACTGGGACTGTCCGTGACCGAAGCGGCACGGCGAGCACAGATCATCCAGGCCACCATCGAGGTCATCGCCGAACTCGGCTTCGCGAAGACGTCGTTCGCCCGCATCGTCGAGCACGCCGGGCTGAGCAGCACGCGGATGATCTCCTACCACTTCGGCTCGAAGGAGGAGCTGATGAGCGCGACGATCGGCCAGATCTCGCAGCTCAAGGACGAGTTCATGACCGAGCGCCTGGCCGGCGACACGACCAGGGCCGGCATGCTGCGGGGATTCATCGAGTCCGAGGCGGCCTTCGTGGCCGCGTACCCGGCGTTCCAGCGGGCGATGAACGAGATCCTCGGCCAGGTGTGGGGCGGCCAGGAGGGCGGCGGCCACATGTTCCACGAGGCGGTGCTGCGGGACATGCGCGTCGGCCGCATCGAACGGCAGCTGACGCAGGGCCAGCGCGAAGGCGCGTTCGGCGAGTTCGACGTCGAGGTGATGGCGCTGAGCATCCGGCAGGCGCTCGACGGACTGGCCAACCGTCTCGTCCGCGAGCCGGACCTGGACGCCGAGCGCTACGGCCGCGAACTGGCCACGCTGTTCGAGAAGGCCACCAGGCCATGA
- a CDS encoding nuclear transport factor 2 family protein gives MTDFTALAERYLAAWNATGAERRALIEELFTETAGYTDPLGAVTGWDDIEKFFATAAEQFAGLRFSLHGPVDGHHDIARFTWYLGAEDTTGAEPLVIGFDVLVVENDRITQVHGFLDKVPG, from the coding sequence ATGACCGACTTCACCGCCCTCGCCGAGCGCTACCTCGCCGCCTGGAACGCCACCGGCGCCGAGCGGCGCGCGCTGATCGAGGAGCTGTTCACCGAAACCGCCGGCTACACCGATCCACTCGGCGCGGTGACCGGCTGGGACGACATCGAGAAGTTCTTCGCCACGGCGGCCGAGCAGTTCGCCGGGCTGCGGTTCAGCCTGCACGGTCCGGTGGACGGCCACCACGACATCGCGCGGTTCACCTGGTACCTGGGCGCCGAGGACACTACTGGCGCCGAGCCGCTGGTCATCGGGTTCGACGTGCTGGTGGTCGAGAACGACCGGATCACCCAGGTGCACGGCTTCCTGGACAAGGTGCCCGGCTGA
- a CDS encoding AMP-binding protein, with protein sequence MGNEASQRFRNARDYLLAHREDYATANAGFAWPEFGEFNWALDWFDEIARDPANAERYALWIVEEDGTENRWTFPEMARRSDQVANWLRGLGVRRGDRLILMLGNQGELWETILAAIKLGAVIIPASTLLGAADLRDRVDRGGAKHVVVRSADVEKFADVPGEYTRVVVGNTAGEAADGWHEFASAYAESAEFTPDGVTRADDELLLYFTSGTTAQPKLVRHTQISYPVGHLSTMYWIGLEPGDVHLNISSPGWAKHAWSNVFAPWNAEATVFLYNYTRFDAVALMAQMDRCGITSFCAPPTVWRMLIQADLGALKTPPRKVVGAGEPLNPEVIEQVRKSWGVTIRDGFGQTESSVQIANTPGQEVRPGSMGRPLPGFAVALVDPVTGERATEGEICLDLAKRPVGLMTGYADDAERTATAFADGYYHTGDVGSIDEDGYITYVGRTDDVFKASDYRISPFELESVLIEHPAVAEAAVVPAPDPIRLAVPKAYVVLAGGHEPSADTALAILAYCREHLAPYKRIRRLEFTELPKTISGKIRRVELRGRENETSERPAGEFREEDFPTLKGS encoded by the coding sequence GTGGGCAACGAGGCTTCCCAGCGGTTCCGGAACGCGCGGGACTACCTGCTCGCGCACCGGGAGGACTACGCGACCGCGAACGCCGGGTTCGCCTGGCCGGAGTTCGGCGAGTTCAACTGGGCGCTGGACTGGTTCGACGAGATCGCCCGCGATCCGGCCAACGCCGAGCGGTACGCGCTCTGGATCGTGGAAGAGGACGGCACCGAGAACCGCTGGACCTTCCCGGAGATGGCGCGCCGCTCGGACCAGGTGGCGAACTGGCTGCGCGGGCTCGGCGTGCGCCGCGGCGACCGGCTGATCCTGATGCTGGGCAACCAGGGCGAGCTGTGGGAGACCATTCTCGCCGCGATCAAGCTGGGCGCGGTGATCATCCCGGCCTCCACCCTGCTCGGCGCGGCCGACCTGCGCGACCGCGTGGACCGGGGTGGGGCGAAGCACGTGGTGGTCCGCTCGGCCGACGTCGAGAAGTTCGCGGATGTGCCGGGGGAGTACACGCGTGTCGTCGTCGGGAACACCGCGGGGGAGGCGGCCGACGGCTGGCACGAATTCGCCTCCGCGTATGCCGAATCCGCCGAGTTCACCCCGGACGGGGTCACCCGCGCGGACGACGAACTGCTGCTGTACTTCACCTCCGGCACCACCGCGCAGCCGAAGCTGGTGCGGCACACCCAGATCTCCTACCCGGTGGGCCATCTGTCCACTATGTACTGGATCGGCCTGGAGCCGGGGGACGTGCACCTGAACATCTCCTCACCCGGCTGGGCGAAGCACGCCTGGAGCAACGTGTTCGCGCCGTGGAACGCCGAGGCGACGGTGTTCCTGTACAACTACACGCGCTTCGACGCGGTGGCGCTGATGGCGCAGATGGACCGCTGCGGCATCACCAGCTTCTGCGCCCCGCCGACGGTGTGGCGCATGCTCATCCAGGCCGACCTGGGGGCGCTGAAGACCCCGCCGCGCAAGGTGGTCGGGGCCGGGGAGCCGCTCAACCCGGAGGTGATCGAGCAGGTCCGCAAGTCGTGGGGAGTGACCATCCGCGACGGCTTCGGGCAGACCGAGAGCAGCGTGCAGATCGCGAACACCCCTGGGCAGGAGGTGCGGCCGGGTTCGATGGGTCGTCCGCTGCCGGGGTTCGCGGTGGCGCTGGTCGACCCGGTCACCGGCGAGCGCGCCACCGAGGGCGAGATCTGCCTGGACCTGGCGAAGCGGCCGGTCGGCTTGATGACCGGATACGCCGACGACGCCGAGCGCACCGCCACGGCCTTCGCCGACGGTTACTACCACACCGGTGACGTCGGCTCGATCGACGAAGACGGCTACATCACCTACGTGGGCCGCACCGACGACGTGTTCAAGGCCTCGGACTACCGGATCTCGCCGTTCGAGCTGGAAAGCGTGCTGATCGAGCACCCGGCGGTGGCCGAGGCCGCGGTGGTGCCCGCGCCGGATCCGATCCGGCTGGCCGTGCCCAAGGCGTACGTGGTGCTGGCGGGCGGGCACGAGCCGAGCGCGGACACCGCGCTGGCGATCCTGGCCTACTGCCGCGAGCACCTGGCCCCGTACAAGCGGATCCGGCGGCTGGAGTTCACCGAACTGCCGAAGACGATCTCCGGCAAGATCCGCCGGGTCGAGCTGCGCGGGCGCGAGAACGAGACCAGCGAGCGCCCGGCCGGTGAGTTCCGCGAGGAGGACTTCCCGACGCTCAAGGGTTCCTGA